In the Salmo trutta chromosome 33, fSalTru1.1, whole genome shotgun sequence genome, one interval contains:
- the ythdf2 gene encoding YTH domain-containing family protein 2 — translation MSASSLLEQRPKGQGNKVQNGAVTQKDTLNDDEFEPYLNPQARQSNAYTAMSDSYMPSYYSPSIGFSYSLNEAAWSTGGDPPMPYLTSYGQLSNGEHHFLPDPMFGQPGPLGSNPFLGQHSYNFFPSSMDFSAWGNNSSQGQSTQNSGYSSSYAYAPSSLGGAMIDGQSPFAQNEPLNKAPGMNSLDQGMAGLKIGGGAGDMGAPKVVGSGLPRGPIGHSQVSGGAPSMPLPPVSIAPAKPASWADIASKPAKPQPKLKTKGGIAGTNLPPPPIKHNMDIGTWDNKGTMPKASTPQQAPLPSNGQPPNQASPQPGTMAGGTPQLPLSNGQLVASSAQLGQHQFSPNGQQGMGGQLQLSQGPPPTTQPSQPTRWVPPRNRANGFGDAVGGAGQSPPNSGVGGVLVPSEPHPVLEKLRLVNNYNPKDFDWNLKQGRVFIIKSYSEDDIHRSIKYNIWCSTEHGNKRLDAAYRSLGAKGPLYLLFSVNGSGHFCGVAEMRSPVDYNTCAGVWSQDKWKGRFDVRWIFVKDVPNSQLRHIRLENNENKPVTNSRDTQEVPLDKARQVLKIIAGYKHTTSIFDDFSHYEKRQEEEDCVKKVEVQGSEPYPSNPNPSRSHYRLQERQGRVK, via the exons ATGTCAGCCAGCAGCCTTCTTGAACAG AGACCGAAAGGCCAAGGAAACAAAG TGCAAAACGGAGCTGTGACCCAAAAAGATACTTTGAATGATGATGAGTTTGAGCCTTACCTGAACCCTCAGGCCAGACAG AGCAATGCCTATACGGCCATGTCGGACTCCTACATGCCCAGTTACTACAGCCCATCCATAGGATTCTCTTACTCCCTGAACGAGGCAGCATGGTCCACCGGTGGAGATCCTCCCATGCCTTACCTGACCTCGTATGGACAGCTGAGCAACGGGGAACACCACTTCCTGCCTGACCCCATGTTCGGCCAGCCAGGCCCGCTGGGCAGCAACCCATTCTTGGGCCAGCACAGTTACAACTTCTTTCCCAGCAGTATGGACTTCTCTGCCTGGGGCAACAACAGCTCTCAGGGACAGTCTACGCAGAACTCTGGCTACAGCAGTAGCTATGCCTATGCACCCAGCTCTCTAGGGGGCGCCATGATTGACGGACAGTCCCCCTTCGCCCAGAACGAGCCCCTCAACAAGGCACCTGGCATGAACAGCTTGGACCAGGGCATGGCTGGACTTAAGATTGGTGGCGGTGCTGGGGACATGGGGGCCCCAAAGGTGGTGGGCTCTGGCCTCCCCAGGGGACCCATAGGCCACAGCCAGGTTTCTGGTGGAGCTCCCAGCATGCCACTGCCCCCTGTGTCCATCGCCCCCGCTAAGCCCGCCTCCTGGGCGGACATTGCCAGTAAGCCGGCCAAGCCGCAACCCAAGCTGAAAACCAAGGGTGGCATAGCGGGGACCAACCTGCCTCCTCCACCCATCAAACACAACATGGACATTGGCACTTGGGACAACAAGGGGACCATGCCTAAAGCGTCCACCCCCCAGCAGGCGCCTCTCCCCAGCAACGGGCAGCCGCCCAACCAGGCCTCACCTCAGCCTGGCACCATGGCCGGAGGGACCCCGCAACTGCCCCTCAGCAATGGACAGTTGGTGGCCTCTTCGGCCCAGCTGGGGCAGCACCAATTCTCCCCCAATGGGCAGCAGGGCATGGGGGGGCAGCTGCAGCTTTCCCAGGGCCCCCCGCCCACCACCCAGCCATCTCAGCCCACCCGCTGGGTCCCACCACGGAACCGTGCCAACGGCTTTGGGGATGCCGTGGGCGGGGCGGGGCAGTCGCCCCCCAACTCGGGCGTGGGTGGGGTGCTGGTGCCCTCGGAGCCCCACCCGGTGTTGGAGAAGCTGCGCCTGGTCAACAACTACAACCCCAAAGACTTTGACTGGAACCTCAAGCAGGGCCGTGTGTTCATCATCAAGAGCTACTCTGAGGACGACATCCACCGCTCCATCAAGTACAACATCTGGTGCAGCACGGAGCACGGCAACAAGCGGCTGGACGCTGCCTACCGCTCTCTGGGCGCCAAGGGCCCCCTCTACCTGCTCTTCAGCGTCAACGGCAGTGGCCACTTTTGCGGTGTGGCGGAGATGCGCTCGCCCGTAGACTACAATACCTGCGCTGGCGTGTGGTCGCAGGACAAGTGGAAGGGGCGCTTTGACGTGCGCTGGATCTTCGTTAAGGACGTTCCTAACAGCCAGCTGCGGCACATCCGCCTGGAGAACAACGAGAATAAGCCAGTGACCAACTCGCGGGACACACAGGAGGTGCCTCTGGACAAGGCACGGCAGGTGCTGAAGATCATCGCCGGCTACAAGCACACCACCTCCATCTTTGACGACTTCTCCCACTACGAGAAGcgccaggaggaggaggactgtGTGAAAAAG GTGGAGGTCCAGGGTAGCGAGCCGTACCCCAGTAACCCCAACCCCAGCAGGAGTCATTACAGACTTCAG GAACGCCAAGGACGTGTCAAGTAA